The genomic segment AGGGAACCTTTGGGCGCCTCCGTTACTCTTTAGGAGGCGACCGCCCCAGTCAAACTGTCCGTCAGACACTGTCTCCCTGGCCGATATTGCCAGCGGGTTAGAGTAACCATAAGTCAAGGGTAGTATCCCAACAACGCCTCAATAGAAACTAGCGTCCCTATTTCAATGGCTCCTACCTATCCTGTACATGACTTACAGGTACTCAATATCAAACTACAGTAAAGCTCCATGGGGTCTTTCCGTCCTGTCGCGGGTAACCTGCATCTTCACAGGTACTAAAATTTCACCGAGTCTCTCGTTGAGACAGTGCCCAAATCATTACGCCTTTCGTGCGGGTCGGAACTTACCCGACAAGGAATTTCGCTACCTTAGGACCGTTATAGTTACGGCCGCCGTTTACTGGGGCTTCAATTCAGGGCTTCGCTTACGCTAACTCCTCCTCTTAACCTTCCAGCACCGGGCAGGCGTCACCCCCTATACATCACCTTGCGGTTTAGCAGAGAGCTGTGTTTTTGATAAACAGTTGCTTGGGCCTATTCACTGCGGCTGGCTTTTACACCAGCACCCCTTCTCCCGAAGTTACGGGGCTATTTTGCCGAGTTCCTTAACGAGAGTTCTCTCGATCACCTGAGGCTACTCGCCTCGACTACCTGTGTCGGTTTGCGGTACGGGTAGATATAATTTAACGCTAGAAGATTTTCTTGGCAGTGTGACATCAAGGAGTTCGTTTCCGTAGAAACTTCCCCATCACAGCTCAATGTTAAAGAGAAATGCATTTGACACATCTCACACCTCACTGCTTAGACCAGAATCCATTAACTGGCATCCTTTAGCCTACTGCGTCCCTCCATCACTATTATATCTAGTATAGGAATATCAACCTATTGTCCATCGACTACGCCTTTCGGCCTCGCCTTAGGTCCCGACTAACCCAGGGCGGACGAGCCTTCCCCTGGAAACCTTAGTCTTACGGTGGATAAGATTCTCACTTATCTTGCGCTACTCATACCGGCATTCTCACTTCTTAACGCTCCAGCACTCCTCACGGTATACCTTCTTCGCGGTTAAGAACGCTCTCCTACCATTGATAAAATATCAATCCAAAGCTTCGGTAATATGTTTAGCCCCGGTACATTTTCGGCGCAGGGTCACTCGACTAGTGAGCTATTACGCACTCTTTGAATGATAGCTGCTTCTGAGCTAACATCCTAGTTGTCTGTGCAACCCCACATCCTTTTCCACTTAACATATATTTTGGGACCTTAGCTGTTGGTCTGGGCTGTTTCCCTTTCGACTACGGATCTTAGCACTCGCAGTCTGACTGCCGAACATGTGTATTAGCATTCGGAGTTTATCTGAGATTGGTAATCCGAGATGGACCCCTCACCCAAACAGTGCTCTACCTCCAATACACTTACATTTCGACGCTAGCCCTAAAGCTATTTCGGAGAGAACCAGCTATCTCCCAGTTCGTTTGGAATTTCTCCGCTATCCACAAGTCATCCAAACACTTTTCAACGTGTCCTGGTTCGGGCCTCCAGTGCGTCTTACCACACCTTCACCCTGCTCATGGATAGGTCACTAGGTTTCGGGTCTACATCATGATACTAAAACGCCCTATTCAGACTCGCTTTCGCTGCGGCTCCGTCTCTTCAACTTAACCTCGCATCATAACGTAACTCGCCGGTTCATTCTACAAAAGGCACGCTCTCACCCATTAACGGGCTCGAACTTCTTGTAGGCACACGGTTTCAGGTGCTATTTCACTCCCCTTTCGGGGTTCTTTTCACCTTTCCCTCACGGTACTGGTTCACTATCGGTCACTAAGGAGTATTTAGGGTTGGGAGATGGTCCTCCCGGATTCAAACTGGATTTCGCGTGTCCAGCCCTACTCAGGATACTGCTAGGTATAAGCGCTATTTCGTCTACGGGATTATTACCCTCTTTGATTAACCTTCCCAGGTTATTCGACTATAATGCTTAAGTCCACGTTGCAGTCCTACAACCCCAAGAAGCAAGCTTCTTGGTTTGCCCTTCTTCGCGTTCGCTCGCCGCTACTTACGAAATCGTTTTTACTTTCTCTTCCTGCAGGTACTTAGATGTTTCAGTTCTCTGCGTTACCTTTACATGAGCTATGTATTCACTCATGAATAACTGCTAGTAGCAGCTGGGTTTCCCCATTCGGAAATCAACGGATCAAAGCGTACTTACAGCTCCCCGTCGCATATCGTCGTTAGTCACGTCCTTCTTCGGCTCTTAGTGCCAAGGCATCCACCGTGCGCCCTTATTAACTTTGCCATGATGATTTAAAATCATCGTTTTTCAAGTATAAGTTTGTAAATTCTTTAAAATTCACAGCTTTTCGGTTTATTTATCGTTATTAGATATTGTTATTTAGTTTTCAATGTTCAATTCTATTTTTATGTCTTCGTTGACAATAAGATAACTGAACTTTCCGCAAGCGGACCGCCCTTCCTATCTTAATGGAGCCTAGCGGGATCGAACCGCTGACCTCCTGCGTGCAAAGCAGGCGCTCTCCCAGCTGAGCTAAGGCCCCACAATCAAGAATTTGATTCTTGCTTAGGTTTATTAACTAAACCCCTCAAAACTGAATAAAGTTGAATGCTCACGTCTTTGTAACTATTCCTTAGAAAGGAGGTGATCCAGCCGCACCTTCCGATACGGCTACCTTGTTACGACTTCACCCCAGTCATCGGTCTTACCTTAGGAAGCGCCCTCCTTGCGGTTAGGCAACCTACTTCGGGTACTCCCAACTCCCGTGGTGTGACGGGCGGTGTGTACAAGGCCCGGGAACGTATTCACCGCGGCGTGCTGATCCGCGATTACTAGCGATTCCGACTTCATGTAGGCGAGTTGCAGCCTACAATCCGAACTGAGAATGGTTTTAAGAGATTAGCTAAACATCACTGTCTCGCGACTCGTTGTACCATCCATTGTAGCACGTGTGTAGCCCAGGTCATAAGGGGCATGATGATTTGACGTCATCCCCACCTTCCTCCGGTTTATCACCGGCAGTCTCACTAGAGTGCCCAACTTAATGATGGCAACTAGTAATAGGGGTTGCGCTCGTTGCGGGACTTAACCCAACATCTCACGACACGAGCTGACGACAACCATGCACCACCTGTCACCGATGTACCGAAGTAACTCCTTATCTCTAAGGATAGCATCGGGATGTCAAGACCTGGTAAGGTTCTTCGCGTTGCTTCGAATTAAACCACATGCTCCACCGCTTGTGCGGGCCCCCGTCAATTCCTTTGAGTTTCAACCTTGCGGTCGTACTCCCCAGGCGGAGTGCTTATTGCGTTAGCTGCGATACAGAAAACTTATAGCTTCCTACATCTAGCACTCATCGTTTACGGCGTGGACTACCAGGGTATCTAATCCTGTTTGCTCCCCACGCTTTCGAGCCTCAGTGTCAGTTACAGGCCAGAGAGCCGCTTTCGCCACCGGTGTTCCTCCATATATCTACGCATTTCACCGCTACACATGGAATTCCACTCTCCTCTCCTGCACTCAAGTCTACCAGTTTCCAATGCATACAATGGTTGAGCCACTGCCTTTTACACCAGACTTAATAAACCACCTGCGCTCGCTTTACGCCCAATAAATCCGGACAACGCTCGGGACCTACGTATTACCGCGGCTGCTGGCACGTAGTTAGCCGTCCCTTTCTGGTTAGATACCGTCACTGCATGGATTTTCCACTCCCACACACGTTCTTCTCTAACAACAGAGTTTTACGATCCGAAAACCTTCTTCACTCACGCGGCGTTGCTCGGTCAGACTTTCGTCCATTGCCGAAGATTCCCTACTGCTGCCTCCCGTAGGAGTTTGGGCCGTGTCTCAGTCCCAATGTGGCCGATCACCCTCTCAGGTCGGCTATGTATCATCGCCTTGGTGAGCCTTTACCTCACCAACTAGCTAATACAACGCGGGATCATCTCTGAGTGATGCTTTTGCATCTTTCAAACTTTTAACTTGTGTTTAAAGTTGTTATGCGGTATTAGCATTCGTTTCCAAATGTTGTCCCCCGCTCAAAGGCAGATTCCCCACGCGTTACTCACCCGTTCGCTGCTCTTCCAGTCGGTACAAGTACCTTCCTTCAGCGCTCAACTTGCATGTATTAGGCACGCCGCCAGCGTTCGTCCTGAGCCAGGATCAAACTCTCAAATAAAGTATTTAAGTCACCGTAGTGACTGGCTTGTCTTTCATTATTGATTGACAGATTTTTTGATGTATCTTACTACATCACATGAGTCATTCTTCTTTATTCAGTTTTCAAGGGTCTATTCGCTTGAGCGGCTTCCCTCTCTCGCGACAACTATTATATTCTATCAAACACCACTTCCTTTGTCAAGAATTTTATCACGACTTCCAGACCTTTTTTTACCTTTGTTCGTTTTCTACTCCCCTTGTATCCGCTTCATTTCATGCTACCACTAAGTTTGTGAAATTAAAAAAACAAGTCAAAATTGACTTATTTTTTTAATGAACCCAGATACTCATCAACATAACCATTCCTAAACCTACTACTGCGATAATCGTTTCCAGTACTGTCCAAGTTTTTAATGTTTGTTTTACATCTAAATCAAAGTATTCTTTGAACATCCAGAATCCTGCATCGTTCACGTGTGAAGCTGCGATTGAACCTGCCCCAATGGCAAGCACCATCAAAGCTGCCATATTTGGCGATGCGGAAGCAAGCATTGGTTGTACTAATCCTGCTGCCGTTAGTGCCGCAACTGTGGCTGAACCCAGCGCGATACGTAGAATAACTGTGATAATCCATGCTAAAAGAAGCGGAGAAAGTGACGAATCTTTGAACATTTCGGCAATTTGAGATGAGATACCACCATCAATAAGAATTTGTTTAAGCGCGGCTCCACCACCAATAACAAGCAAAAGCATTGCGATGGATTTTACAGAGTCAACAATGGAAACAGCTATTTCAGAATTTTTCTTATGTTGCATCCATCCCATCGTAATCATGGCAAAGAGGAGAGAAATAATCATGGCAGAAACTGGATTACCGATGAACATCATGATATTTTCGGTGAAACTAGACGGATAAGTCGTTGTTGTTACTACTTTTCCTGCTTTCAGAGCACTTGTGGTTACTGCTGAGAATGGCTTCCCTTGATTAGTGACAATAGAATAGATTGTGCTGATTGCCATTAGTATAACTGGCATGAGTGCAGTTAAGATTGATATTCCAAATCCTGGCGTTTCTTCCAACTTCCATTCTTTTATCTCTCCGAAGGCTGATAGTTTCTTTTTTACTACAAATGCTTCTGGAACCCATTTGCGAGCAATATTGGTAAAAACGGGACCTGCGATAATAACTGTAGGAATAGCGGCAATAATTCCATAAAGTAAGACCGTTCCTGGATTGGCACCTAACGCACCTGCAATGGCGATTGGTGCTGGGTGAGGTGGCAAAAATCCATGAGTAACAGAGAGACCTGCTGCCATTGGAATTCCAAGATAAATCAGTGGAACAGATGCTTCTAAAGCAACCGCAAATACGATAGGAATCAGAAGGACCATACCAACTTCAAAGAAGAGTGCAATACCAATGATAAAGCTGGCGACCATAATTGCCCATTGGATTCTTTTTTTGCCAAAACTGTTAATTAATGTTTTTGAAATACGATAGGCACCACCAGCATCGGCGATTAAACGCCCTAGCATTGCTCCAAATCCAAATACAATCGCCAATTCTCCGAGCGAGCCGCCTATTCCATTTTGAATTGACACAGGGATTTGCCCTAGAGGCATTCCTAATCCAAGACCAACTAAGACGGAAACGACAATCAGTGAAACGAAGGTATTAATTTTAAACTTGATAATCATCAATAAAAGAATCAATACCCCAACTAAAAGAACAAGTAAATCAAGCATCTATTTTTTCCTTTCAATAAATAAATGACGGTATAATTGTATGCTTGCGCTTACAATTAAATTAAAAGTATTGAGTATTTTTGTATTAACAAATGTTATTTATTTTCTTCAAACCGTCTCTGAAAATTTGAAATATTTTCATACTCCGATGAAAGAGAACGAGATAATCGAATAAAGATAGGTGTAATCTCACGATAAATCTCAAAAGTTTCTGAGTTGGGTTGATAAGTTTGATTGCTCCCTACCATATTATCAACAACACTTAGACTATCAATCAAACCGAGTGCCTTTTCTGCCATAACAACCGCGGCTAAACACCCCGCCTCTCGACTTTCAGGAACATTGATAGGTTGTTCAAAAATATCTGCAAGAATTTGAGTCCATAGCGGAGAAGCTGTAAAGCCTCCTGTTGCTTGAATCATATTTAAATCTCCCACAACTTCTACCAAACTCAAAGCCACCATGTAAAGATTAAACATCACACCTTCAAGAACGCTTCGAACCATATGACTTCGATTATGACCATAGTTCAAACCAAAGAACGACCCTCTAGCATTTGCATCCCATAGCGGTGCTCGCTCTCCCCCTAGATAAGGATGGAAAAGAAGACCGTCGGAACCAGGAGGGATTTTTGATGCGAGTTCTGTCACTTCATCAAAACTTAGTTTGCTATCAAAAATTTGGTCACGCGCCCAACGAAAAACATCTCCTCCTGAATTTACTGGACCACCCACAACCCAGTGATTTTTGTCTAAGGCATAAGTAAAGGTACGGCCTTTTTCATCTGTACGTGGTCGGTCGGTTACGACACGAATAGCTCCAGATGTTCCTATGGTTATCGCTGCAACACCTGGTTTAATAGCATTTACTCCTAGATTTGACAGAGGACCATCTGCTGCGCCCCAAACAAATTTTGTGTTGGATTGAATTCCCATTTTTTTTGCAAATTCGTGAGGCATATTTTCTTCAATCT from the Lactococcus allomyrinae genome contains:
- a CDS encoding gluconate:H+ symporter, with protein sequence MLDLLVLLVGVLILLLMIIKFKINTFVSLIVVSVLVGLGLGMPLGQIPVSIQNGIGGSLGELAIVFGFGAMLGRLIADAGGAYRISKTLINSFGKKRIQWAIMVASFIIGIALFFEVGMVLLIPIVFAVALEASVPLIYLGIPMAAGLSVTHGFLPPHPAPIAIAGALGANPGTVLLYGIIAAIPTVIIAGPVFTNIARKWVPEAFVVKKKLSAFGEIKEWKLEETPGFGISILTALMPVILMAISTIYSIVTNQGKPFSAVTTSALKAGKVVTTTTYPSSFTENIMMFIGNPVSAMIISLLFAMITMGWMQHKKNSEIAVSIVDSVKSIAMLLLVIGGGAALKQILIDGGISSQIAEMFKDSSLSPLLLAWIITVILRIALGSATVAALTAAGLVQPMLASASPNMAALMVLAIGAGSIAASHVNDAGFWMFKEYFDLDVKQTLKTWTVLETIIAVVGLGMVMLMSIWVH
- the gntK gene encoding gluconokinase is translated as MQYLIGVDLGTTATKAVLFEKSGKIIASSSQAYTLYRDASGMAEEVLEDIFEAVLITIREVSINLEEADELLAVSFSTQMHSLIAFDKDWKPLSRVMTWADTRAVKYTEQLKESGKGFEIYKRTGTPLHPMAPLSKLLWLRAERPEIYKQASHYLELKGYIFYRLFGTNKIDLSTASGTGIFNIFELKWDEEALQLTGVNQNQLPQVVEPYEIEENMPHEFAKKMGIQSNTKFVWGAADGPLSNLGVNAIKPGVAAITIGTSGAIRVVTDRPRTDEKGRTFTYALDKNHWVVGGPVNSGGDVFRWARDQIFDSKLSFDEVTELASKIPPGSDGLLFHPYLGGERAPLWDANARGSFFGLNYGHNRSHMVRSVLEGVMFNLYMVALSLVEVVGDLNMIQATGGFTASPLWTQILADIFEQPINVPESREAGCLAAVVMAEKALGLIDSLSVVDNMVGSNQTYQPNSETFEIYREITPIFIRLSRSLSSEYENISNFQRRFEENK